A part of Candidatus Abyssobacteria bacterium SURF_5 genomic DNA contains:
- a CDS encoding DUF748 domain-containing protein gives MNTLASFVKSSRTAKSIIVILSLVSLYALFGFFIAPLIVKSVLTSNIKKTLGRDAYLERLRLNPFALSLTANGFKLYDLDGEQFTGFGELYVNFQTSSLFRRAFTFAEIRLIAPDTRVRVFPDGTLNFSDLLKPSDQPEPPSDEQGELPQVLIFRLSVDEGRIAFLDLSRPTPFERTFFPIQISLENFSTQKDSDSPYAFTASTHEREAFRWEGNLSVNPVRSQGNFYLNAIQAPKLWEYFQDRVNFDITDGEISVAGQYDAQLGGGESRIKLLNGRATLKNFKLAERGAADPLTSISAFAATGIEIDVLEKQVTVSSVKSTDGRFVTWLTPEGTFNYLDLIMKESASAKADKAAPKAEQAAADDWVVTINETTLYKYAVSFEDRTHKKPVRINLDSIEALLKNISTRKGTRIDMALDLKINETGTMAGEGQAGIDPLFADLALKFSKISLNPFNSYVASAANLSILDGALNLEGAAKYRALGDNGPMIRYVGGISLDNFKAVSQVYADDFLNWQSLAFKDFSLDLKPDSLKISEVVATKPNTRVIIWPDGSLNLTSMFSRKTEGKPAGDQPGPDRQPMPIAIKKISINGGAAGFSDLSLTPNFSIGIRDLKGTVSGLSSKALARADVSLEGKVDAYAPVSIQGQINPLSEDVYTDLMLLFKNIELTSFTPYSGKFAGYAIEKGKLSLDLKYKVSQNVLIGENKIVLDQLTLGERVESPSAIKLPIGLAIALLKDSNGVIDLDISIRGDLNDPQFSYGHIIFQAVMNILAKAVTSPFAMIGALVGGSGEELSFIEFQFGSPELGPVQIEKLDTLAAALSKRPMLRLEIKGKADTEHDRMVLADQKLSNQLKNTKLQEDGERKHPDGVEGIVLSNEDYSRLVLQTYIETFGENPRTLLEAPQESAADAGGLSPQTPEQTRGAGERILNAGQGLVDNVQGLLGLRSKTSIESRAVVREMGKSSGSLDTLVERARHRLIENTPVEEIELRLLAQERANRIKGYLIDRHGVSNDRLYLLDPELGPVSDGAALRADLTLGG, from the coding sequence ATGAATACGCTCGCCTCCTTTGTGAAATCTTCGCGAACTGCAAAATCCATTATCGTGATACTCTCGCTCGTCTCCCTGTATGCGCTCTTCGGATTTTTCATTGCACCGTTAATTGTGAAGTCGGTCCTCACTTCAAACATCAAGAAGACCCTAGGGAGAGACGCGTATCTCGAGCGGCTCCGGCTGAATCCGTTTGCCTTGTCGCTGACCGCGAACGGCTTCAAGCTTTACGACCTCGATGGAGAGCAGTTCACCGGCTTCGGCGAGCTCTATGTCAATTTCCAGACATCTTCTCTTTTCCGAAGGGCGTTTACGTTTGCTGAAATCCGTCTGATTGCACCCGATACGCGCGTAAGGGTTTTTCCTGACGGAACCCTCAACTTTTCAGATCTCCTCAAGCCTTCCGACCAGCCGGAGCCCCCATCGGACGAACAGGGCGAGCTGCCGCAGGTGCTGATCTTCCGGCTCTCGGTCGATGAGGGCCGTATCGCCTTTCTGGACCTCTCGCGCCCGACGCCATTCGAGAGAACCTTTTTCCCGATCCAGATTTCACTCGAGAACTTCAGTACGCAGAAAGACAGTGACAGCCCGTATGCATTCACCGCAAGCACTCATGAGCGCGAAGCCTTCAGATGGGAGGGCAACTTGTCCGTCAATCCCGTGCGGTCCCAGGGCAATTTCTATCTGAACGCGATCCAGGCGCCGAAACTCTGGGAATACTTCCAGGACCGGGTGAATTTCGATATAACCGACGGCGAGATCAGCGTCGCCGGCCAATACGACGCGCAACTCGGCGGAGGCGAATCCCGGATCAAGTTGCTCAATGGCCGGGCTACGCTCAAGAACTTCAAGCTTGCGGAAAGAGGCGCCGCCGATCCGCTCACTTCGATATCCGCGTTCGCTGCGACGGGCATCGAGATCGATGTCTTGGAAAAACAGGTGACCGTCTCTTCCGTCAAATCCACGGACGGCCGCTTCGTGACGTGGCTCACGCCCGAGGGAACGTTCAACTATCTCGACCTGATCATGAAGGAGTCGGCTTCCGCAAAGGCAGATAAAGCCGCGCCGAAGGCCGAACAAGCCGCCGCGGACGATTGGGTGGTAACCATCAACGAGACCACGCTGTACAAGTACGCCGTTTCATTTGAGGACCGCACACACAAAAAACCCGTGCGCATAAACCTGGATTCCATCGAGGCGTTGCTGAAGAACATCAGCACCCGCAAGGGAACGCGCATAGATATGGCGCTCGACCTCAAGATAAACGAGACGGGAACGATGGCAGGGGAGGGACAGGCCGGCATTGATCCCCTGTTCGCCGATCTTGCGCTCAAATTTTCAAAGATATCTCTGAATCCATTCAACTCTTATGTCGCATCCGCGGCCAATCTCAGCATCCTGGACGGCGCATTGAATCTGGAAGGCGCAGCCAAATATCGCGCGCTCGGCGATAACGGGCCGATGATCCGCTATGTTGGTGGTATCTCTCTGGACAACTTCAAGGCAGTGAGCCAGGTGTACGCGGACGACTTTCTAAACTGGCAATCGCTTGCATTCAAAGATTTCTCCCTCGATCTCAAACCCGACAGCCTGAAGATTTCGGAGGTCGTCGCCACAAAACCCAACACTAGAGTGATAATTTGGCCGGACGGCTCATTGAACCTCACGAGCATGTTTTCCCGCAAGACTGAAGGGAAACCCGCCGGCGATCAGCCGGGCCCAGACCGGCAACCGATGCCGATCGCGATCAAGAAGATCAGCATCAATGGCGGGGCCGCCGGGTTTTCGGACCTCTCGCTCACGCCGAATTTTTCAATCGGCATTCGTGACCTGAAGGGGACAGTCAGCGGGCTCTCGTCAAAGGCTCTTGCGCGCGCCGACGTTTCGCTCGAGGGCAAGGTCGACGCTTACGCGCCCGTCAGCATCCAGGGCCAGATCAATCCGTTGAGCGAAGACGTATACACCGACCTGATGCTGCTGTTCAAGAATATCGAGCTCACCAGCTTCACGCCCTATTCAGGCAAGTTCGCGGGCTACGCCATCGAGAAGGGCAAATTATCACTGGACCTGAAATACAAAGTCTCGCAGAACGTCCTTATCGGCGAGAACAAGATCGTTCTGGACCAGCTCACTCTGGGCGAACGGGTGGAGAGCCCGAGTGCGATAAAGCTGCCGATCGGTCTGGCCATCGCATTGCTCAAGGACTCCAATGGCGTTATCGATCTGGACATTTCCATTCGTGGAGACCTCAACGACCCGCAGTTCAGCTATGGGCATATCATTTTTCAGGCCGTGATGAATATCCTTGCGAAGGCGGTTACCTCTCCGTTTGCAATGATTGGAGCGCTCGTCGGGGGGAGCGGCGAAGAACTGAGTTTCATCGAGTTTCAATTCGGAAGCCCGGAGCTTGGCCCCGTCCAGATCGAAAAGCTCGATACCCTCGCGGCGGCGCTCTCAAAGCGCCCCATGCTTCGGCTTGAGATCAAAGGAAAGGCGGATACGGAACACGACCGCATGGTGCTGGCTGATCAAAAATTATCGAACCAACTGAAAAATACCAAGCTGCAAGAGGACGGAGAGCGAAAACATCCTGACGGCGTCGAGGGAATTGTGCTTTCCAACGAAGATTACAGCCGCCTTGTCCTTCAGACCTATATCGAAACGTTCGGCGAGAACCCCAGAACTCTGCTCGAGGCGCCGCAGGAATCAGCCGCCGACGCTGGAGGCCTTTCCCCACAGACACCGGAGCAAACGCGCGGAGCCGGAGAAAGGATTCTGAATGCCGGGCAGGGGCTGGTCGACAACGTGCAAGGCTTGCTCGGCCTGAGATCGAAAACATCCATCGAGAGCAGGGCAGTGGTCCGGGAAATGGGAAAATCATCGGGATCGCTCGACACATTGGTTGAAAGAGCGCGCCATCGACTGATCGAGAACACGCCGGTCGAGGAAATCGAGCTTCGCCTTCTCGCGCAAGAGCGGGCGAATCGAATCAAGGGATACCTGATCGACCGGCACGGCGTCTCCAACGACAGGCTTTACCTGCTCGATCCGGAGCTGGGGCCGGTATCCGACGGCGCCGCGTTGCGCGCCGATCTCACGCTTGGCGGATGA
- a CDS encoding YqaE/Pmp3 family membrane protein, which translates to MDLVRIIIAILLPPLGVFLQVGFGMHFWINILLTLMGYIPGIVHAIWVIAKK; encoded by the coding sequence ATGGATTTGGTGCGAATCATCATCGCTATTTTGCTTCCGCCCCTTGGAGTGTTCCTGCAGGTTGGATTCGGCATGCACTTCTGGATCAACATCCTCCTCACCCTGATGGGGTACATTCCCGGCATTGTCCATGCCATATGGGTAATAGCAAAAAAATGA
- a CDS encoding ketopantoate reductase family protein encodes MDITIFGAGALGSICGAYLTRAGRNVTLVEPFKEHRERIRKGALIDGVRGEMIVPLNAVEAKDLSGPLDLVLLTVKTPYTMNALNDIKPYVGPDTLIVTLLNGISEDTIASVFGPERVLGCVVGWGATNAGPGHLTQTSEGKFTLGELDGRITERLKSVKGVLDDIVETLLTDNLYGHRWSKLSINCLIAGCGTLGQTVGEALAPERNKKVFARLVAEVIRTAEACGVNVEKFEGVVDPTIFTATDEESIERSMQILDMMAAVAGNIYPGPLQDIEKGLKTEVDYITGYCVDRALEKRVSVPINAKVREIIKQMETGEVIPSPDNIAILESAAG; translated from the coding sequence ATGGACATAACGATTTTCGGAGCGGGCGCGCTCGGAAGCATATGCGGCGCGTATCTGACGCGGGCCGGCCGAAACGTCACCCTCGTTGAGCCGTTCAAGGAGCACCGCGAGCGCATCAGGAAAGGCGCCCTCATCGACGGCGTGCGCGGCGAGATGATCGTCCCGCTCAATGCGGTCGAGGCAAAGGACCTGTCGGGCCCTCTCGATCTCGTGCTGCTGACAGTCAAGACTCCCTACACGATGAATGCGCTGAACGACATCAAGCCGTATGTCGGGCCGGACACGCTGATTGTGACGCTGCTGAACGGAATCAGCGAGGATACCATCGCGTCGGTTTTCGGTCCCGAGCGAGTTTTGGGATGCGTCGTCGGCTGGGGAGCGACCAACGCCGGTCCCGGCCATCTGACGCAGACCTCGGAAGGCAAGTTCACGCTCGGCGAGCTTGACGGCAGGATTACCGAGCGGCTGAAGAGCGTGAAAGGTGTGCTCGACGATATCGTCGAGACGCTGCTGACCGATAATCTGTACGGCCACCGCTGGTCGAAGCTCAGCATTAACTGCCTGATAGCCGGCTGCGGCACGCTCGGGCAGACCGTCGGTGAGGCGCTCGCGCCCGAGCGCAACAAGAAAGTTTTCGCCCGTCTCGTCGCCGAAGTCATTAGAACCGCCGAAGCCTGCGGAGTGAACGTCGAGAAATTCGAGGGCGTGGTCGATCCCACCATCTTTACCGCAACCGATGAGGAAAGCATCGAGCGCTCGATGCAGATACTCGACATGATGGCCGCCGTCGCCGGCAATATCTATCCCGGCCCGCTGCAGGACATCGAAAAAGGCCTCAAGACCGAGGTCGATTATATCACCGGCTATTGCGTCGACCGCGCGCTCGAAAAACGCGTTTCCGTCCCAATCAACGCGAAGGTCCGCGAGATCATCAAGCAAATGGAGACGGGCGAGGTCATCCCTTCTCCGGACAATATCGCCATCCTCGAATCAGCCGCTGGCTAA
- a CDS encoding penicillin acylase family protein: MRRKIVFIVAATFLVVVAVGGTWAARLIRRSLPQTSGEIVLPGLEHGVEVSRDSYGIPHIQAQSENDLYYALGFVNAQDRLWQLDIFRRLSQGRLAEIFGPELIPVDHRHRVLGFQRLAEKIWANAGEESKTICRAYVNGINDYIERYPDRLPFEFLLLRYKPELWSPENVYGVLMWQQWMVTFNWESELAMAGLVHDMGADAALELIETHRERGPSIIPETEKQYDIVPARIDKTIIPPEFDYSLIKFEDKEATPIQTAAHMGLFTDRSQVFASNAWAVSGQRSRSGKPMLANDPHIPHTLPSIWYMARLSAPGIEAAGIMTSGVPMIVMGHNRRIAWGDTTTGADTQDLFIEKLNPENPNEYYNDGSYQPFDIIKETIHYRENGEQKAVEKQIRLSIRGPIINEISDPPVQAGMPLSLHWAGYEVSDSLITSRLMLKAANWDDFHEALRYTATPVWNWVYADANGNIGYQLAGMIPIRRKGRGMLPAPGWLNEYEWAGYIPYDEMPRLLNPSSGYIVTANNRVTPDDYPYLISTRYANPYRAERIEELILAQEKLSGEDMQRIQMDVYSKQAAHVRDIFVEACERYPTDDPDFKQAVDLLKKWDLMADRDSAGAAVFFESYATLAREIIDGRMKPGQWRRIYRSVADLDDMLGNIALAIWFDDPSTESVESQDQVIAECAGEAVKSLRRFYRRPPDGWKWGQLHTLTFSHPLGRSGIAAKLLNLGPYQLGGENYSVNPGNYYFDLDQKPYPVIAGPSMRTVMDFGDVDAARMVITLGQSENRFSRHYADQLPLWLKGESLPLWKNAEETGECEDKLVLIPLVPTAAP, encoded by the coding sequence ATGAGAAGAAAAATCGTCTTCATAGTCGCAGCAACATTCCTGGTTGTCGTCGCGGTTGGCGGGACATGGGCCGCGCGTCTGATCCGTAGAAGCCTGCCGCAGACCAGTGGCGAGATTGTACTCCCCGGCCTCGAGCACGGCGTCGAAGTCAGCCGCGACAGCTACGGCATACCTCATATACAGGCCCAATCGGAGAATGATCTCTATTACGCGCTCGGGTTCGTGAACGCGCAGGACAGGCTCTGGCAACTGGATATCTTCCGGCGCCTCTCGCAGGGACGCCTCGCCGAGATATTCGGGCCCGAGCTGATCCCGGTCGACCACAGGCACCGGGTGCTCGGCTTTCAGCGGCTGGCGGAAAAAATTTGGGCAAACGCGGGCGAAGAGTCGAAGACGATCTGCCGCGCCTATGTCAACGGCATAAATGACTATATAGAAAGATACCCTGACCGCCTGCCGTTTGAGTTTCTGCTGTTGAGATACAAGCCTGAATTGTGGTCGCCCGAGAACGTGTACGGCGTGCTCATGTGGCAGCAGTGGATGGTCACATTCAATTGGGAGTCCGAGCTCGCGATGGCCGGCCTCGTGCATGACATGGGGGCCGATGCGGCGCTCGAGCTGATCGAGACCCACAGGGAGCGCGGCCCCAGCATCATCCCGGAAACTGAGAAACAGTACGACATCGTGCCTGCTCGCATAGACAAGACAATCATTCCGCCGGAGTTTGATTATAGTCTTATCAAGTTCGAGGACAAGGAAGCGACGCCGATACAAACGGCGGCGCACATGGGATTATTCACGGACAGAAGCCAGGTATTCGCGAGCAACGCATGGGCAGTGAGCGGACAAAGGAGCCGCTCCGGCAAACCGATGCTGGCCAATGACCCTCACATCCCGCATACCTTGCCGTCGATATGGTATATGGCGCGCCTGTCGGCTCCCGGCATCGAGGCGGCAGGCATCATGACAAGTGGCGTTCCAATGATTGTGATGGGTCACAACCGCCGCATCGCCTGGGGCGACACGACCACCGGCGCCGACACGCAGGACCTCTTCATCGAGAAGCTGAATCCTGAAAACCCGAACGAATACTACAACGACGGCTCGTATCAGCCGTTCGACATCATCAAGGAGACCATCCACTATCGGGAAAATGGCGAACAGAAAGCAGTGGAAAAGCAGATTCGGCTCAGCATCCGCGGCCCGATCATCAATGAGATCTCGGACCCGCCGGTTCAAGCCGGCATGCCGCTCTCGCTTCATTGGGCGGGGTACGAAGTTTCCGACTCGCTCATCACTTCGCGCCTGATGCTCAAGGCGGCGAATTGGGATGATTTCCACGAGGCCCTGCGATACACGGCCACACCGGTGTGGAATTGGGTGTACGCGGATGCGAACGGCAATATCGGGTATCAGCTTGCCGGCATGATTCCGATCAGAAGAAAGGGCCGCGGGATGCTGCCGGCGCCGGGCTGGCTGAACGAATACGAGTGGGCAGGCTACATCCCCTACGACGAGATGCCGCGCCTCCTCAACCCATCGAGCGGATATATCGTCACCGCGAACAACCGGGTGACTCCGGACGATTACCCGTATCTCATCTCGACGCGTTACGCCAATCCATACCGGGCAGAGCGAATAGAGGAGCTCATCCTCGCGCAGGAGAAACTCTCTGGGGAAGATATGCAGCGCATCCAGATGGACGTCTACTCGAAACAGGCGGCGCACGTGCGGGACATCTTCGTGGAGGCGTGCGAGAGGTATCCAACGGACGATCCGGACTTCAAGCAGGCGGTGGATCTTTTGAAGAAATGGGACCTGATGGCCGACCGTGACAGCGCCGGCGCCGCGGTTTTCTTTGAGAGTTATGCGACGCTTGCGAGAGAGATCATCGATGGCAGAATGAAGCCCGGCCAGTGGAGGCGGATTTATCGGTCAGTAGCGGACCTCGACGACATGTTGGGGAATATCGCGCTCGCGATATGGTTTGATGATCCCTCGACAGAAAGTGTGGAGTCGCAGGACCAGGTGATTGCCGAATGCGCGGGCGAAGCAGTAAAATCATTGAGGCGCTTCTATCGCCGCCCCCCCGACGGGTGGAAATGGGGACAACTTCACACGCTCACCTTCTCGCATCCGCTGGGGCGCTCCGGAATTGCGGCGAAGCTGCTGAACCTCGGCCCGTATCAGTTGGGCGGCGAAAATTATTCTGTCAACCCGGGCAACTATTACTTCGATCTGGACCAAAAGCCCTATCCGGTAATCGCCGGCCCGTCAATGAGAACAGTCATGGACTTCGGAGACGTGGACGCGGCGCGAATGGTCATCACGCTCGGCCAGTCCGAAAATCGGTTCAGCCGCCACTATGCGGATCAATTGCCGCTCTGGCTCAAGGGAGAATCGCTTCCTCTGTGGAAAAACGCAGAGGAGACGGGAGAGTGTGAAGACAAACTGGTGCTGATACCATTAGTACCGACGGCTGCCCCGTAA